A genomic stretch from Candidatus Omnitrophota bacterium includes:
- a CDS encoding divalent-cation tolerance protein CutA — protein sequence MNIVVLVTASNKEEAQIIARKLLEDKLAACVNIIEGVNSFFWWEGKIDNAQEALMVIKSSKGKFKRLCAAVKSAHSYDTPEIIALPVVAGEKKYLDWLNGSIR from the coding sequence GTGAATATTGTAGTTTTAGTGACCGCTTCCAATAAGGAAGAGGCGCAGATTATTGCGAGGAAGCTTTTAGAAGATAAGCTGGCCGCCTGCGTCAACATAATCGAAGGCGTGAATTCTTTTTTCTGGTGGGAGGGCAAAATAGACAACGCCCAGGAAGCGCTTATGGTCATAAAAAGCAGCAAGGGTAAATTCAAGCGGCTTTGCGCGGCTGTCAAGTCAGCGCATAGTTATGATACCCCTGAGATCATCGCCCTGCCGGTTGTGGCGGGCGAGAAAAAATATCTGGATTGGCTCAATGGATCCATCAGGTAA
- a CDS encoding 2-oxoacid:acceptor oxidoreductase family protein — MKEIRIHARAGQGAITSAVILGEAYVGEGKFAYCFPSFGAARMGAPMNGFVRVDTRPVRLRSQIYNPDYVIIVDATLMRGFNCLSGLKDDGIAIINQREDVEMPKPKSKQKIYVVPANAIAQEAIGRPLGNTALLGAYAAATGQIKLDSLIEAVKKRMAGKIVEGNIAAVRKGFEFVCKAQ; from the coding sequence ATGAAAGAGATACGCATACACGCGCGCGCCGGCCAGGGCGCCATTACATCAGCGGTCATTCTGGGCGAGGCCTATGTAGGCGAAGGTAAATTCGCCTATTGCTTTCCCAGTTTCGGAGCGGCGAGGATGGGCGCGCCTATGAACGGCTTCGTGAGAGTGGATACCAGGCCGGTGCGGCTGCGCAGTCAGATATATAACCCGGATTACGTTATAATCGTTGACGCTACCTTGATGAGAGGGTTTAATTGCCTTTCCGGGCTCAAGGACGACGGCATCGCCATCATCAACCAGAGAGAGGACGTGGAGATGCCCAAGCCCAAATCCAAACAAAAGATATATGTCGTGCCTGCCAACGCCATAGCGCAGGAGGCTATAGGCAGGCCGTTGGGAAATACGGCGCTGCTCGGAGCGTACGCGGCGGCAACAGGCCAGATAAAGCTGGACAGCTTAATAGAGGCGGTGAAGAAGAGGATGGCGGGCAAGATCGTGGAAGGCAACATAGCCGCCGTAAGGAAAGGATTTGAATTCGTATGCAAGGCCCAATAA
- a CDS encoding TlpA disulfide reductase family protein — protein MRKVILFLSLFLFISANPVFCQDDKAPDFTLNDLEGKAFEFSKFSGKQAALLFFWTTWCPHCRSAISRISREHEALAKDGVALLAVNIEEPKERVGKFVDDLKAGGHKVDFSILMDEQGGVARSYSVIGIPTFILVDKQGNIVFKNHYFPDDYKDKI, from the coding sequence ATGAGAAAGGTAATCTTGTTTTTGTCGTTGTTTTTATTCATCAGCGCTAATCCTGTTTTCTGTCAGGATGATAAGGCGCCGGATTTTACGCTCAATGATCTGGAAGGCAAGGCCTTTGAATTCTCTAAATTCAGCGGCAAACAGGCGGCGCTGCTTTTTTTCTGGACGACCTGGTGCCCTCACTGCAGGTCCGCGATCTCCCGGATAAGCCGGGAGCATGAGGCGCTTGCCAAAGACGGCGTGGCCCTTTTGGCGGTAAATATTGAAGAGCCGAAGGAGCGCGTAGGTAAATTCGTAGATGACTTAAAGGCCGGGGGCCACAAGGTAGATTTCTCCATATTGATGGACGAACAGGGTGGCGTGGCGAGGAGTTATTCCGTGATCGGCATACCTACCTTCATCCTGGTTGACAAACAGGGGAACATCGTATTCAAAAATCACTATTTTCCTGATGATTACAAAGATAAGATATGA
- a CDS encoding transketolase C-terminal domain-containing protein yields the protein MKQFLEGSQAVAHCIKAVKPGVISAYPITPQTHIVEELAQMVANGELDSQFINVESEHSAASVVLGGSATGVRVFTATSSQGLLLMAEVIFNIAGMRLPVVLTCANRAISAPINIWNDQQDSISLRDAGWIQFYAESNQDVVDLHLMAYRIAEDNDVMLPVMVCMDGFALTHAVEVVDIPAAEQVKKFLPDYKAPYKLDIDNPITLGFLADPGCYMECRYAVQKTLRETLDLIPKVQAEFNAVFGRSAGGLVEEYMVKDAENVIVAMGSVCGTIKDVVDELRSKGKKVGLLKVITYRPFPEQAIYEALKNTGRVAVLDKSISLGAYGPLYTDLKGAFFARKKAPKAISGFVAGLGGRDITRETIKDIFKKLSGKQVNAEFMDLKPELLEEKA from the coding sequence ATGAAACAGTTTTTAGAGGGCTCTCAGGCAGTAGCGCATTGCATAAAGGCGGTCAAGCCCGGTGTGATCTCGGCCTATCCCATTACGCCGCAGACGCACATCGTTGAAGAGCTGGCACAGATGGTGGCCAACGGCGAGCTTGACTCTCAGTTCATCAACGTGGAAAGCGAACATTCAGCCGCCTCCGTAGTGCTGGGCGGCTCCGCGACCGGGGTGAGGGTATTTACCGCTACCAGCTCCCAGGGCCTGCTTCTTATGGCGGAGGTCATATTTAACATAGCCGGTATGCGGCTGCCGGTAGTGCTTACCTGCGCCAACCGCGCCATATCCGCGCCCATAAATATCTGGAACGACCAGCAGGACTCCATTTCCCTGCGGGACGCTGGATGGATACAGTTTTACGCCGAGAGCAATCAGGATGTGGTGGACCTGCACCTTATGGCTTACCGCATAGCCGAAGATAACGACGTGATGCTTCCGGTAATGGTCTGTATGGACGGTTTCGCCCTGACGCACGCGGTAGAGGTAGTGGATATCCCCGCGGCGGAACAGGTGAAGAAATTCCTTCCCGACTACAAGGCGCCTTATAAATTAGATATAGATAATCCCATCACCCTTGGATTCCTGGCAGACCCTGGTTGTTACATGGAATGCCGTTACGCTGTTCAGAAGACACTGCGGGAGACCCTGGATCTTATCCCTAAGGTGCAGGCGGAATTCAACGCGGTCTTCGGCCGTTCAGCCGGCGGCCTGGTCGAGGAGTATATGGTAAAGGACGCGGAGAACGTCATCGTAGCAATGGGGTCTGTGTGCGGGACGATCAAAGATGTGGTGGATGAATTAAGGTCCAAGGGTAAAAAGGTCGGGCTGTTAAAGGTAATAACCTACAGGCCGTTCCCTGAACAGGCGATTTATGAGGCGTTGAAGAATACCGGCCGCGTAGCCGTGCTGGATAAGTCGATCTCGCTCGGCGCATACGGCCCGCTATACACGGATCTAAAGGGCGCGTTTTTCGCCAGGAAAAAGGCGCCCAAGGCGATCAGCGGCTTTGTAGCCGGCTTAGGGGGCCGCGACATAACCAGAGAGACGATCAAGGATATTTTTAAAAAACTCTCAGGCAAGCAGGTGAACGCCGAATTTATGGATTTGAAGCCGGAACTTTTAGAGGAGAAGGCATGA
- a CDS encoding thiamine pyrophosphate-dependent enzyme: MSVETGVERHLFNPGHTACAGCGQSMAARLVIEAAGSNTIIANNTGCLEVFTTRYPETAWGVPWIHSLFENCAAVASGIEAALKYLGKKEGTNIIAQAGDGGTADIGLQALSGMLERGHDILYVCYDNEAYMNTGIQRSGLTPFGSNTTTSPSAESAFGNPRPKKPMPEIANAHGIPYVATSTSAFPQDIQRKVKKALSIKGPKYIQIHVPCPLGWRHSPSLTIPVAKLAVDTGLYPVIEYENGKLAAVRKIAPLPVEEYLKVQGRFKHILNNPEEIKKVQAIADNNIEKYGLKQ, from the coding sequence ATGAGCGTTGAAACGGGCGTGGAAAGGCATTTGTTTAATCCGGGCCACACGGCCTGCGCCGGATGCGGCCAGTCCATGGCGGCGCGCCTGGTAATAGAAGCGGCAGGCAGCAATACCATCATAGCCAACAATACCGGCTGCCTTGAAGTTTTCACCACGCGCTATCCTGAAACCGCCTGGGGCGTGCCCTGGATACATTCTTTGTTTGAGAACTGCGCGGCCGTTGCCTCAGGTATAGAGGCGGCTTTAAAGTATTTAGGAAAGAAAGAAGGGACTAACATCATTGCGCAGGCAGGAGACGGCGGCACAGCGGATATAGGGCTTCAGGCGCTTTCCGGCATGCTTGAGAGGGGCCACGATATACTTTATGTCTGTTATGACAATGAGGCCTACATGAACACGGGTATCCAGCGCAGCGGCCTGACTCCTTTTGGCAGTAACACCACAACCAGCCCTTCCGCGGAGTCCGCTTTTGGCAACCCCAGGCCCAAGAAACCTATGCCCGAGATAGCCAACGCGCACGGCATACCTTATGTCGCGACTTCCACTTCCGCGTTTCCGCAGGATATCCAGCGCAAGGTCAAGAAGGCGTTGAGCATAAAGGGCCCGAAATATATCCAGATCCATGTCCCCTGCCCCTTAGGGTGGCGCCACAGCCCGTCGCTGACAATACCGGTGGCAAAATTAGCCGTCGACACAGGCCTGTATCCCGTTATAGAGTATGAGAACGGCAAGTTGGCCGCGGTGAGAAAGATCGCGCCCCTGCCGGTGGAAGAATATCTTAAAGTCCAGGGCCG
- a CDS encoding 4Fe-4S binding protein, translating into MQGPIKSRPGSSKTNKTGSWRTDIKPKFLRKNCIACRLCVLVCPEACISGKEKNTFLPDYDFCKGCGLCAVVCPKKDIEMIKEKDKE; encoded by the coding sequence ATGCAAGGCCCAATAAAATCGCGCCCGGGTTCAAGCAAGACAAATAAGACCGGTTCCTGGCGCACAGACATAAAGCCGAAGTTCCTGCGTAAGAACTGCATTGCCTGTCGGTTGTGCGTTCTTGTCTGCCCCGAGGCCTGTATCAGCGGCAAGGAGAAAAATACCTTTTTGCCCGATTATGACTTTTGCAAGGGATGCGGGCTGTGCGCCGTAGTATGCCCGAAGAAAGACATTGAGATGATAAAGGAAAAGGATAAGGAATGA
- a CDS encoding cytochrome c biogenesis protein CcdA, which translates to MDPSGNPIGYIAAFIGGALVSFTPCTYPLIPVILGVIGVAGSVSRLRSFILSLVYALGVAFVYSLLGIAAVLSGKLFGSISANPWVYILVGNIFVFFGLSMLEVFDLRVTVRSFAAGPDKVGAGRPRRGLLYIFILGAASGLVIGPCTTPALGAILTYAAAGQNLFYGASLLFVFGLGMCSLLIAAGSFSGMLASLPRSGKWLVYIKKACGIILILAGEYFIIKAGMLWL; encoded by the coding sequence ATGGATCCATCAGGTAACCCCATAGGTTATATCGCCGCGTTTATAGGCGGCGCTCTGGTAAGTTTCACGCCGTGCACTTATCCGCTTATCCCCGTAATTTTAGGGGTCATAGGCGTTGCCGGTTCTGTTTCGCGTTTAAGAAGTTTTATTTTGAGTTTAGTTTACGCGCTGGGCGTCGCCTTTGTTTATTCGCTGCTGGGAATAGCCGCGGTGCTTAGTGGAAAATTATTCGGCAGTATCAGCGCCAACCCCTGGGTATACATTTTAGTGGGAAATATCTTTGTGTTTTTCGGGTTATCTATGCTGGAGGTGTTTGACCTGCGCGTTACAGTAAGGTCCTTCGCGGCGGGCCCCGACAAAGTCGGGGCAGGCAGGCCGAGAAGAGGATTGCTCTACATATTTATCCTGGGCGCTGCTTCCGGGCTGGTGATCGGCCCCTGCACCACTCCCGCGTTAGGCGCTATTCTTACCTACGCGGCCGCGGGACAGAACCTGTTTTACGGCGCGTCACTGTTGTTTGTTTTCGGTTTAGGCATGTGCTCATTGCTCATCGCCGCCGGTTCCTTCAGCGGCATGCTGGCATCGCTGCCGCGATCCGGAAAGTGGCTGGTATATATCAAGAAGGCCTGCGGGATAATACTGATCCTCGCGGGAGAATATTTTATCATAAAGGCGGGTATGCTATGGCTATGA